A genomic stretch from Pseudodesulfovibrio senegalensis includes:
- a CDS encoding ATP-binding cassette domain-containing protein produces MSSIPFLEVRNLHVRSADRELVSGVGFQASLGRVLGLVGASGSGKSLTCLSVMDLLPRGLSMQGSVRVEGKTLESKAQRRAMRSSKVGMILQNPMSCFDPVFTIRSHFKETLAAHGRLSPDFGDRMLDALQEVGFADPQSVPDLYPFQMSGGMLQRVMVALALILEAPFLIADEPTTDLDTVAQARVLDLLAGLKERRGLGMLLVTHDLGVIAKLADDVAVMHEGRIIERGSVHDIFGNPQQEYTQSLIATHLLFSGCNHGSEPCRLSNSPE; encoded by the coding sequence ATGAGTTCCATTCCGTTTCTTGAAGTGCGGAATCTGCATGTGCGCTCCGCAGACCGGGAGCTGGTTTCCGGCGTTGGCTTTCAGGCTTCGCTGGGCCGGGTTCTGGGGCTTGTGGGCGCCAGCGGCAGCGGCAAATCCCTGACCTGCCTTTCGGTCATGGACCTTTTGCCGCGCGGCTTATCCATGCAGGGTTCTGTCCGCGTGGAGGGCAAGACCCTTGAAAGCAAAGCGCAACGACGGGCCATGCGCAGCAGCAAGGTGGGCATGATTCTGCAAAATCCCATGAGCTGTTTCGACCCGGTGTTTACCATTCGCAGCCATTTCAAGGAGACCCTGGCTGCTCACGGCAGGCTTTCCCCGGATTTTGGCGATCGCATGCTGGACGCCCTGCAGGAGGTCGGCTTTGCCGATCCGCAGTCCGTGCCGGATCTGTATCCGTTTCAGATGAGTGGGGGCATGCTCCAGCGCGTGATGGTGGCCCTGGCCCTGATTCTGGAGGCCCCGTTTCTCATAGCGGACGAGCCCACAACGGATCTGGATACCGTGGCCCAGGCCCGCGTGCTGGACCTGCTGGCCGGGCTCAAGGAGCGGCGCGGGCTGGGCATGCTGCTGGTGACGCACGATCTGGGCGTCATAGCAAAGCTTGCCGACGACGTGGCCGTCATGCACGAGGGGCGCATCATAGAACGCGGCTCCGTGCATGATATTTTCGGTAATCCGCAGCAGGAATACACGCAGAGCCTCATTGCCACGCATCTGCTGTTTTCCGGCTGCAACCACGGGAGCGAACCATGCCGGTTGTCGAACTCTCCGGAATAA
- the nikC gene encoding nickel ABC transporter permease subunit NikC, whose amino-acid sequence MSSRTLFRFVARRGVLAIAVLMAVVVCGTAVFAPALAPHDPTEVVLENRFAPPSAEHPLGCDHLGRDVLSRLVYGTRTSLSSVAAIMAIVLLLGFTVGTVSGYAGGIVDSSLMRFCDVFLTFPTFILAMFLIGVLGTGMVNVIIAVALTHWAWYARIIRSMVLSLKNREYVLAARVAGTGRLRTTARHILPPIVAQLVILCTLDIGHMMLHVSGLSFLGLGVTPPMPEWGVMISDARQFIWSHPMLIMLPGVMIFVTVMAFNLLGDALRDTLDPALAVQEDVLP is encoded by the coding sequence ATGAGCTCCCGTACCCTTTTCAGGTTTGTGGCCCGGCGCGGGGTGCTGGCCATCGCCGTGCTCATGGCGGTGGTCGTCTGCGGCACAGCCGTGTTTGCCCCGGCTCTGGCCCCGCACGACCCCACCGAGGTCGTTCTGGAAAACAGGTTTGCCCCGCCCTCTGCCGAGCATCCGCTGGGGTGCGACCATCTGGGGCGCGACGTGCTTTCGCGGCTGGTATACGGCACCCGGACATCCCTCAGTTCGGTGGCCGCCATCATGGCCATCGTGCTGCTGCTCGGGTTTACCGTGGGCACGGTTTCCGGATACGCAGGCGGCATCGTGGATTCCTCGCTCATGCGTTTCTGCGATGTTTTTCTGACCTTTCCCACGTTCATTCTGGCCATGTTCCTCATCGGCGTGCTGGGCACGGGCATGGTCAATGTCATCATTGCCGTGGCGCTGACCCACTGGGCCTGGTACGCGCGCATCATCCGCAGCATGGTGCTTTCGCTGAAGAACCGCGAGTACGTGCTGGCGGCCAGGGTTGCGGGCACCGGGCGGCTGCGGACCACGGCGCGGCACATCCTGCCGCCCATCGTGGCCCAGCTGGTGATTCTGTGCACTCTGGACATCGGCCACATGATGCTGCACGTCTCGGGCCTGTCGTTTCTCGGTCTCGGGGTTACGCCGCCCATGCCCGAATGGGGCGTGATGATCAGTGACGCGCGACAGTTCATATGGAGCCACCCCATGCTCATCATGCTGCCCGGCGTCATGATCTTCGTGACGGTCATGGCCTTCAACCTGCTGGGCGATGCCCTGCGGGACACGCTCGATCCGGCTCTGGCCGTACAGGAGGATGTCTTGCCATGA